A window from Littorina saxatilis isolate snail1 linkage group LG9, US_GU_Lsax_2.0, whole genome shotgun sequence encodes these proteins:
- the LOC138975864 gene encoding tripartite motif-containing protein 3-like has translation MATGGTPNPIVQRREALTCSLCLEILTSPKLLPCSHTYCLKCLEDLTSRRGSGSFLCPQCRGDVTIPVGGVSAFQNNYYLHADDLDRARDGTLCLTHPKQDLDLYCQDCQVAVCLKCVLTKHKQHDTKDVCEAASQAQAQLKRDEVRVQEAVSRMTERVTADEAERQAVQDKKAAVKSTIRGKHATLVAMADKFRDDSLASLNTVTTQLDTRLTNDLHCQRDKLQQLSQLQQRLQEAVSAGKGCQQLTVAKEMREGRGSPQAVSKLTSAERSSVGRPVLSFKVTEDDVMLNLQDCFGSVETAWIEETAPGVKVVEQFRCGEEPDIEVFSLCPYDDGSYVWMSFARRGLKEDAPSEKFDEKGKHINSQTNAMGKRSWKSIGVARKECLQHQQECRTHMTSHREKLFSG, from the coding sequence TATTAACCTCCCCGAAGTTACTGCCATGCTCTCACACCTACTGCTTAAAATGCCTTGAGGATCTGACGTCACGCCGTGGTTCTGGTTCCTTCCTGTGTCCCCAGTGTCGTGGTGACGTCACCATCCCTGTTGGCGGCGTGTCGGCCTTTCAGAACAACTACTACCTCCACGCCGACGACCTGGACAGAGCGCGAGACGGAACCCTGTGTCTGACCCATCCCAAGCAAGACCTGGACCTTTACTGTCAGGACTGCCAGGTAGCGGTGTGTCTCAAGTGCGTGCTGACCAAACACAAGCAGCACGACACCAAGGATGTGTGTGAAGCGGCCAGCCAGGCCCAGGCTCAGCTGAAGCGAGACGAGGTCCGTGTGCAGGAGGCAGTGTCCCGCATGACTGAGCGAGTGACGGCAGACGAGGCAGAGCGGCAAGCCGTGCAGGACAAGAAGGCGGCAGTGAAGAGCACCATCAGGGGGAAACACGCCACGCTGGTGGCCATGGCGGACAAGTTCCGTGATGACTCGCTGGCCTCCCTCAACACAGTCACCACTCAGCTGGACACTCGGCTCACCAACGACCTGCACTGCCAGCGGGACAAGCTGCAGCAACTAAGTCAGCTGCAACAACGACTGCAAGAGGCCGTCAGCGCCGGGAAGGGCTGTCAACAGCTGACGGTTGCCAAGGAGATGAGAGAGGGGCGGGGCAGCCCTCAGGCTGTCAGCAAGCTGACGTCAGCAGAGAGAAGCTCCGTGGGTCGGCCTGTGCTCAGCTTTAAGGTCACGGAGGATGATGTCATGCTGAACCTCCAGGATTGCTTTGGCAGCGTGGAGACAGCGTGGATAGAGGAGACAGCTCCTGGAGTGAAGGTTGTGGAGCAGTTCCGCTGTGGGGAGGAGCCAGACATTGAGGTCTTCAGTCTCTGTCCCTATGATGACGGTAGTTATGTGTGGATGTCGTTTGCACGGCGAGGTCTGAAGGAGGATGCTCCCAGTGAGAAGTTTGATGAAAAGGGGAAACATATAAATTCACAAACAAATGCAATGGGGAAGAGGTCGTGGAAAAGTATAGGGGTGGCGAGAAAGGAATGTTTACAACACCAACAGGAATGCCGTACACATATGACAAGTCACAGAGAGAAACTGTTTTCAGGTTAG
- the LOC138975863 gene encoding tripartite motif-containing protein 55-like translates to MATGTPPTKGTTEERKKSLTCSLCLEVFTSPKLLPCSHSYCLKCLEDLTSRTSSSSFMCPQCRHNVTIPAGGVSAFQNNYYLHAEDLDRARDGTLCLTHPKLDLDLYCVDCQLPLCAKCVLADHRQHDTTDVCEAASQVQAQLKRDEVRVQEEVSRMIKRVTADEAERQAVQDKKAAVESAIRRKHATLVAMGNKFRDDSLASLNTVTTQLDTRLTNDLHCQRDNLRQLCQLQQQLQDAVSGGKGCQQLTVAKEMREGRGSPQAVSKLTLSKRSSVGRPVLICKITEDDVMQNVQDFFGSVETAWMEETAPDVKVVEQFRCGEVPDIEVFSLCPFDNGTVWMSFARRGLNKDAPGECFDEKGKHLNTQKDGTGKTSLKSLVGGKGIFIKQALSTYVKSQTQTNFKLDNSSSGKAYIKTDKVTSEDPYKVEDTTEFIIQVGAHRALDVDSSEQLFVVVEEAQAPDGQRKVHLYRRGQQAAVATYSPPTARCRPSDVCFYKVAGQERLVVADEATDSLHVVSVQGGEMRFERYLAPGCPLLVQPTALNTDTQGRLWVACRGGAILTFTPIA, encoded by the coding sequence ATGGCAACGGGAACGCCACCCACTAAAGGAACCACTGAGGAAAGGAAAAAATCCCTGACTTGTTCTTTGTGCCTTGAAGTCTTCACCTCCCCGAAGTTACTTCCGTGCTCTCATTCTTATTGTCTGAAATGTCTTGAAGATCTGACGTCACGCACTTCCTCGTCTTCCTTCATGTGTCCCCAGTGTCGTCATAACGTCACCATCCCTGCTGGCGGCGTGTCGGCCTTTCAGAACAACTACTACCTCCACGCCGAGGACCTGGACAGAGCGCGAGACGGAACCCTGTGTCTGACCCATCCCAAGCTGGATCTTGACCTTTACTGTGTCGATTGCCAGCTTCCGCTGTGCGCGAAATGTGTACTGGCAGACCACAGACAGCACGACACCACGGATGTGTGTGAAGCGGCCAGCCAGGTCCAGGCTCAGCTGAAGCGAGACGAGGTCCGTGTGCAGGAGGAAGTGTCCCGCATGATTAAGCGAGTGACGGCAGACGAGGCAGAGCGGCAAGCCGTGCAGGACAAGAAGGCAGCAGTTGAGAGCGCCATCAGGAGGAAACACGCCACGCTGGTGGCCATGGGGAACAAGTTCCGTGATGACTCGCTGGCCTCCCTCAACACAGTCACCACTCAGCTGGACACTCGGCTCACCAACGACCTGCACTGCCAGCGGGACAACCTGCGGCAACTCTGTCAGCTACAACAACAACTCCAAGACGCCGTCAGCGGCGGGAAGGGCTGTCAACAGCTGACGGTTGCCAAGGAGATGAGAGAGGGGCGGGGCAGCCCTCAGGCTGTCAGCAAGCTAACGTTATCAAAGAGAAGCTCCGTGGGTCGGCCAGTGCTGATCTGTAAAATCACGGAGGATGACGTCATGCAGAACGTCCAGGATTTCTTTGGCAGCGTGGAGACTGCTTGGATGGAGGAGACAGCGCCTGATGTGAAGGTCGTGGAGCAGTTCCGCTGTGGGGAGGTGCCAGACATTGAGGTCTTCAGTCTCTGTCCCTTTGATAACGGTACTGTGTGGATGTCGTTTGCACGGCGAGGTCTAAATAAGGATGCGCCCGGTGAGTGCTTTGATGAGAAGGGGAAACATTTAAACACACAGAAAGATGGAACTGGTAAGACGTCGTTGAAAAGTTTGGTTGGGGGAAAGGGAATCTTCATTAAACAAGCGTTGTCCACCTATGTCAagtcacagacacaaacaaatttCAAGTTAGACAACAGCTCATCAGGTAAGGCGTACATAAAAACAGACAAAGTGACATCAGAAGACCCATATAAAGTAGAAGACACAACGGAGTTCATCATCCAGGTGGGAGCCCACCGCGCGTTGGACGTGGACAGCAGCGAGCAGCTGTTCGTTGTGGTGGAGGAGGCCCAAGCCCCCGACGGTCAGCGTAAGGTCCATTTGTACCGTCGTGGTCAGCAAGCCGCCGTGGCCACCTACAGTCCCCCCACTGCCCGCTGCCGCCCGTCCGACGTGTGTTTCTACAAGGTGGCTGGCCAAGAGCGCCTGGTGGTGGCGGACGAGGCCACGGACAGTCTGCACGTGGTGAGCGTGCAGGGCGGGGAGATGCGTTTTGAGCGCTACCTGGCCCCGGGCTGTCCGCTCTTGGTGCAACCCACAGCACTCAACACAGACACTCAGGGTCGCCTGTGGGTGGCCTGTAGAGGGGGCGCCATCCTTACCTTCACTCCTATTGCGTGA